The genomic segment ACCCATATCTATTACTGGTATATTTAATTTTGATGCAGTAATAGGTCCAATAGTTGTTCCCCCTCTTAAATCCGATCTATTTACAAATACTTGGCATGGAACTTCAGCTTTTTCACAGATTCCTTTGAAGACAGCACTTGCATAACTATCAGTTGAATAACTTCCACCTGCTGCAATTTTAAGTACAGGTCCCTTTCCAAGCATAGGCTTATTTGTAGGATCACATTTTTCAACATAGTTTGGATGTATTGCATGAGCTAAGTCTGCTGAAATCATGATTGAATTGCTTAATGCTCTCTTGAAACTTTCTCTATCTTTTTCAAGACCTAAAGTTATTCTCTCTAAAATATTTTCTAAAATTGATGAATTTGCACCTTGAGATGTCAAGCTTCCTATTTCCTCATTATCTAAAGCTACTAATACCTTCGTTGCTTTAATTTCATTGCTGCTTATTAAAGCTTTTAATCCTGCAAATACCATCCATAAATCATCTAGTCTTCCACATGATATAAACTCATCATTTAATCCAATTAGCATACCTTCTGCATACTCATATAAAAACAAATCGAAATCTAATATATCGCTAGAATCTACCTTTAAAGTTTCTGCTATTAAATTAATTAAATAGTTATCCTTTTCTAACTTATCTTCAACTATTGTAAGCATTGGTAAAGTATCTTTTTGCTTATTATATTCATAACCTTCATTCACGCTTCTATTCATATGTATTGCTAAGTTAGGAATAATTAAAACTGGCTTATTTACATCCAATAATTCAACTCTTGGACTGAATGGATTTTCTCCCTTTAAAGTTACTCTTCCTGCTATGCTTAAAGGTCTATCAAACCAAGTACTTAGTATTGGACCTCCATATACTTCAGTATTTAATTTAACATAATGTCCTTCAACTTTCATTTCTGGATTTGGCTTTATTCTAAATCCAGGTGAATCAGTATGTGCTCCTATTAATCTGAACCCATCTTTTTCAATGTCACCATTTCCTATTTCAAAGGCAATTAATGCAGAGTTATTTTTTATAATATAGTGTTTACCACCTTTTTTTAACTCCCATTTATCTTCTTCTTTAATTTCTGTATAACCTTGCTTATCTAAGATATTTTTAATTTCATAAGTACTTTGAAAAGCCGTCTTACCCTTATTTATAAAATCTAATAATTCTTGCGCATTATTCATATAGTTATTATCTCTCCCTACATAAATTAAATTTTTCTCGTAAAACATTAAACAATATTAAATTCACTTTTAATATTATATACCTTTTTAGAAAATAATGCATATTTTATATGTGTGATTATCTAGAAAATTTTATATTAGATAATACCTACATAGTAAATGCCATAACTACTTTTTCATCTTTTCCAAGCGTCACATCTCCTGAACAAAGTTCAACTAT from the Clostridium beijerinckii genome contains:
- a CDS encoding M18 family aminopeptidase produces the protein MNNAQELLDFINKGKTAFQSTYEIKNILDKQGYTEIKEEDKWELKKGGKHYIIKNNSALIAFEIGNGDIEKDGFRLIGAHTDSPGFRIKPNPEMKVEGHYVKLNTEVYGGPILSTWFDRPLSIAGRVTLKGENPFSPRVELLDVNKPVLIIPNLAIHMNRSVNEGYEYNKQKDTLPMLTIVEDKLEKDNYLINLIAETLKVDSSDILDFDLFLYEYAEGMLIGLNDEFISCGRLDDLWMVFAGLKALISSNEIKATKVLVALDNEEIGSLTSQGANSSILENILERITLGLEKDRESFKRALSNSIMISADLAHAIHPNYVEKCDPTNKPMLGKGPVLKIAAGGSYSTDSYASAVFKGICEKAEVPCQVFVNRSDLRGGTTIGPITASKLNIPVIDMGAPLLSMHSIRELATVKDNEYTIKAFTEFFK